The following coding sequences lie in one Yamadazyma tenuis chromosome 3, complete sequence genomic window:
- a CDS encoding uncharacterized protein (COG:K; BUSCO:EOG09263U08; EggNog:ENOG503NW6J), translating into MAPLKLKLKIGGTGGSSNNSGETASKSSKAPTKLPKIKLNVPKPPKVTNPNKIQKLKISLGPKKTHQLDAIGIEGVTSQVKRVPKVRIKPTRVPGEGYDSETPDMEDDPLIENGIIIRFLNDINLDHVHNAVGANDFSGINVKWLTKEKALVNVKGSIYSARLVDLPTISEVFKTIDKKNIFKILDLCQMLLVIKPVTPNDLNLETDFEVPSKSHYKHPLYNISPGHEIKETRPVLRDGLTQPFEDVYRRFRPRKINHRVMNDIEAKVDELIRLDNEAEESHFEILDGNRAQMIGSAKFSPSPPPVAQFSTVNSYQTELISEDLMGMEDEEENIDLEEELAKALDTNVGVMDGDFDDENMVIEGAISGAEDEEDEEEDNDDENDEDDDDDDEEDDEDDEDEDEEHKAGTQHAKMLQEEIGDLERAVESNRKALANATHRMMKMKFQSNYNTLKASLDSKKRELAKILEEEEEEDDEDEDEEGGVGASENQNGTQNANENDNSENDHNNDDDNDDDSDNNADNADDLDDLF; encoded by the coding sequence ATGGCgccattgaagttgaagctcAAGATAGGAGGCACTGGCGGATCGTCAAACAACAGTGGCGAAACTGCGTCCAAGAGTTCCAAGGCGCCGACTAAGCTCCCCAAAATCAAATTGAATGTTCCAAAACCACCCAAGGTCACAAATCCAAATAAAATTCAGAAGTTAAAAATCAGTCTTGGGCCCAAGAAAACTCATCAACTCGATGCCATCGGCATTGAAGGGGTCACACTGCAAGTGAAACGAGTTCCAAAAGTCAGAATTAAACCAACCCGGGTTCCCGGTGAAGGATATGATAGTGAGACACCTGATATGGAAGATGATCCATTGATTGAGAACGGGATAATAATAAGGTTCTTGAACGATATCAATTTGGACCATGTTCACAACGCTGTTGGAGCAAATGACTTTAGTGGAATCAATGTCAAATGgttgaccaaagaaaaggcaTTGGTAAATGTAAAAGGTAGCATATACTCTGCTCGGTTGGTGGACTTACCAACTATAAGTGAAGTGTTCAAGACAATCGATAAGAAgaatatcttcaagattctAGACTTGTGCCAAATGCTATTGGTGATCAAACCTGTTACCCCCAATGACTTGAATCTCGAAACCGACTTTGAAGTCCCTAGTAAAAGTCACTATAAGCACCCATTGTACAATATATCACCGGGCCATGAGATCAAAGAGACAAGACCAGTATTGAGAGATGGGCTCACCCAGCCTTTCGAAGATGTGTACCGCAGATTCAGACCGCGGAAGATCAATCACCGGGTCATGAATGATATAGAAGCCAAGGTGGACGAATTAATACGATTGGATAATGAGGCCGAAGAGTCACATTTCGAGATTCTCGATGGAAACAGGGCCCAAATGATCGGATCAGCCAAGTTTTCGCCTTCACCTCCCCCAGTGGCACAATTTTCCACCGTCAATCTGTATCAAACTGAACTTATCAGTGAAGATCTTATGGGtatggaagatgaagaggagaacattgacttggaagaagagttggccaaggccTTGGACACCAATGTGGGAGTCATGGATGGTGATTTCGATGACGAGAACATGGTGATAGAGGGAGCCATATCTGGGGctgaagacgaagaagacgaagaagaggataATGACGACGAGAATGAcgaggatgatgatgacgatgacgaagaagatgatgaagatgacgaggaTGAAGACGAGGAACATAAGGCTGGAACCCAGCATGCCAAGATGTTAcaagaagagattggaGATCTCGAGAGAGCAGTTGAGCTGAATAGAAAGGCCTTGGCTAATGCCACGCACaggatgatgaagatgaagttCCAGAGCAACTATAACACGTTGAAAGCGTCTCTTGATAGCAAGAAGCGtgagttggccaagattctcgaagaagaagaagaggaagatgacgaggatgaagatgaagaaggtggtgtAGGAGCCAGCGAGAATCAAAATGGCACGCAAAACGCTAATGAAAATGATAACAGCGAAAACGACCATAACAacgatgatgacaatgACGATGACAGTGACAACAACGCTGACAACGCCGACGACCTTGATGACTTATTTTGA
- the nrf1 gene encoding GTPase regulator Nrf1 (EggNog:ENOG503P2Q0; COG:O,U) codes for MSTTKRIALPARVEPKVFFANERTFLSWLNFTVILGSLGVGLLNFGDSVGRISAGLFTFIAMLTMVYALVTYHWRAKAIRMRGSGPYDDRFGPTMLCLFLLVAVVVNFILRIRA; via the coding sequence ATGTCGaccaccaaaagaatcGCTTTGCCAGCTAGAGTCGAGCCAAAGGTTTTCTTTGCTAACGAAAGAACCTTTTTATCATGGTTGAACTTCACTGTGATCTTGGGGTCTTTGGGTGTGGGCTTGTTAAATTTCGGAGACTCTGTTGGTAGAATTAGTGCTGGTTTATTCACTTTTATTGCCATGTTGACCATGGTGTATGCTTTGGTGACGTATCACTGGAGAGCAAAGGCCATCAGAATGAGAGGATCGGGTCCTTACGATGACCGGTTCGGTCCTACGATGTTATGTTTGTTCTTGTTAGTGGCCGTTGTCGTCAACTTCATATTGAGAATTCGTGCTTAA
- a CDS encoding uncharacterized protein (COG:S; EggNog:ENOG503NVBH; BUSCO:EOG09263A3Y), giving the protein MNTAYHPPSVKAVFLVKFDTSVGYEIVWSKTVWNINLSGIEYKCMPSGVHEFDQDLTLFSHKADKMYYGISKFRQLNRNAGSDNDRANISMYSLGCLCEAESTEWMPNTFVSNGFEYINYLDECLLTFLTDEENTSVLDAIDFDTIPVNKFTHPINSLPDFFTKFGPLVFKIYKLSLLRKRIIIFNQSKKDNYLIQVFNYIISVLSVIPSQLKFDFNRSQKDFLQPLYNICLHDLENNDLQLDSFVATTNDDILMYQPIYDYAIVLNDGLKCPEILSFQDVTQAKKDILKCTFNDYSKFKIIYKHLLNGDADPLPTNKSSDNLSINTSASVLSSFKFLGYGSSSEPNMSYEPNWWLKDSTYPLSWTQYIWSAFSWFASAGFNNQHIEANPEQASNSRPVDTVEMVEIVGYFHKLTKKWLYLIQDIIVDEMHNGNVVLTYQDLVNLELDPYSKHDVAFISDFVKLYWDVDSVEVSSGLNFFC; this is encoded by the coding sequence ATGAACACCGCTTATCATCCACCATCAGTAAAGGCAGTGTTTCTCGTCAAGTTCGACACATCCGTGGGCTATGAAATAGTATGGTCCAAGACCGTCTGgaacatcaacttgtcggGAATTGAATACAAATGCATGCCTTCGGGAGTCCATGAGTTTGACCAGGACTTGACCTTGTTCTCCCATAAAGCAGACAAGATGTACTACGGTATCAGTAAGTTCAGACAGTTGAACAGAAATGCTGGTAGTGACAATGACAGGGCCAACATAAGCATGTACAGTTTGGGATGTCTCTGTGAAGCTGAATCTACCGAGTGGATGCCTAATACATTTGTTAGCAACGGATTCGAGTACATCAACTACTTGGATGAATGCTTATTGACGTTTTTGACCGACGAAGAAAACACCTCCGTTTTGGACGCCATCGACTTCGATACGATTCCCGTAAACAAGTTCACCCACCCAATCAACAGCCTACCCgactttttcaccaagtttggacctttggtgttcaagaTCTACAAATTGAGTCTCTTGAGAAAGCGTATAATCATCTTTAACCAGTCCAAAAAAGACAATTACTTGATTCAGGTGTTCAACTATATCATCTCAGTGTTGTCAGTGATCCCACTGCAGTTAAAGTTTGACTTTAACCGCTCGCAAAAGGACTTTCTCCAGCCTCTCTACAACATCTGCCTTCacgacttggaaaacaatGACCTCCAATTGGATTCGTTtgtggccaccaccaatgacGATATTTTAATGTACCAACCCATCTATGACTACGCCATTGTGTTGAATGATGGCTTGAAATGCCCTGAAATTTTGAGCTTCCAGGACGTGACCCAAGCCAAAAAGGATATCTTGAAGTGCACTTTTAACGAttactccaagttcaagatcatcTACAAACACCTACTTAACGGTGATGCGGACCCACTtcccaccaacaagtcgAGTGATAATCTCTCTATCAACACCTCCGCATCGGTACTTTCAAGCTTTAAGTTCTTGGGCTACGGTTCATCATCTGAACCCAATATGTCCTATGAGCCGAATTGGTGGCTCAAGGATTCCACCTACCCGTTGTCGTGGACTCAGTATATCTGGTCAGCCTTCTCTTGGTTTGCATCTGCAGGCTTCAACAATCAGCACATTGAGGCCAATCCAGAACAAGCTTCCAACCTGCGACCAGTAGATACAGTGGAAATGGTGGAAATTGTGGGCTACTTTCacaagttgaccaagaaatGGCTTTACCTCATCCAAGAtattattgttgatgagatgCACAACGGCAATGTGGTGTTGACATATCAGGATTTGGTGAACCTCGAATTGGATCCATACTCCAAACATGATGTTGCATTCATCTCAGACTTTGTCAAGCTCTACTGGGATGTCGACTCGGTGGAAGTGTCTTCCGGCTTAAACTTTTTCTGCTGA
- the PBP1 gene encoding poly(A)-binding protein binding protein (COG:A; EggNog:ENOG503NVG9; BUSCO:EOG09262HQM) yields the protein MKSQKLQKSTSSKAEVIESKFKTDADIANANFKERELEKWVPDADDTKVLTFDENSTGGWDQFRVNQEKFGIESTYDEHLYTTRINTEAKDFQERVKKAERLANEIENDGSIDPHILEERGKLKDTGLDEEMKYSGVLRDEDPDVTKRDTRGDELMAALKSVNISDKKYVPPKPNALNTAHKDPAIASIQKPSDKKHTEESFRLNAQSEINSLKEFSATFKVPHKLPNDLLPILAKDKIKQDEILKKSSTPTSTSASSTSPPPVATGTTSVVQKKKMDPTKPAFKLNPKAAAFTPSSPRGQGSPKPQAPKLPYVNNGNHSSGNNSRSPTNPSPRMNNQRPYSAGSGGMSKRHYQISPADFFGGFDRVPTKESQIEKSKKIKISFNLFVTAKRNTPKGEPVTIERAYTTPPTWKQTVDEPYYNLFPSPDTIKLPGSMAPSPYMQSPMVASPSMPGFPPQSPNPPGMIPQSSQSPQAKPQVLNQQAPGQHPQAMNVFQQQQYQAAMFYQQQLGMMPQAQGMPGMYVPTGGEFMMPGYMPPNMNYSGGSPNSPRMVMQYPYGNSNQHHQNYNGNHHRRYNQKRNE from the coding sequence ATGAAAAgccaaaaactccaaaagCTGACCTCCTCAAAGGCTGAAGTTATTGAGTCTAAGTTCAAAACCGACGCCGACATTGCCAACGCTAATTTCAAGGAAAGAGAGTTGGAAAAATGGGTGCCTGATGCTGACGACACCAAAGTCTTGacttttgatgaaaacTCCACTGGCGGCTGGGATCAATTTAGAGTCAACCAAGAAAAGTTCGGGATTGAATCCACGTACGATGAACATTTATATACCACGAGAATCAACACCGAGGCCAAAGACTTCCAAGAGCGGGTGAAGAAGGCAGAGAGACTTGccaatgaaattgaaaacgATGGTTCCATTGATCCTCatattttggaagaaagaGGAAAGCTTAAAGACACCGGTCTTGACGAAGAAATGAAATATTCGGGTGTTTTAAGAGATGAGGACCCAGATGTTACCAAGAGAGACACTCGTGGTGATGAGTTGATGGCTGCATTGAAGTCTGTGAATATCAGCGATAAGAAGTATGTTCCCCCAAAACCCAATGCCTTGAACACGGCTCACAAGGATCCTGCCATCGCCTCAATTCAAAAGCCAAGCGACAAGAAACATACTGAAGAATCGTTCAGATTGAATGCTCAAAGCGaaatcaactctttgaaagagtttAGTGCAACTTTTAAAGTACCTCATAAGCTTCCTAACGACTTGTTACCAATCTTGGCAAAAGACAAGATAAAACAGGATGAGATTCTTaagaaatcttcaaccCCAACCTCTacttctgcttcttccaCGCTGCCTCCTCCAGTGGCTACTGGAACTACCTCGgttgttcaaaagaagaaaatggacCCAACGAAGCCAGCTTTCAAGTTGAACCCCAAAGCTGCTGCGTTCACTCCTTCCTCTCCAAGAGGTCAAGGTTCTCCAAAGCCTCAAGCTCCCAAGCTACCTTATGTTAACAATGGTAACCATAGCTCCGGGAACAACAGCAGATCGCCTACAAACCCAAGCCCAAGAATGAACAATCAAAGACCTTACCTGGCAGGTTCTGGAGGAATGTCCAAACGTCACTACCAGATTTCCCCTGCTGACTTCTTCGGTGGTTTTGACAGAGTTCCAACTAAGGAAAGCCAGattgaaaagtccaagaaaatcaagatttctttcaacCTTTTCGTAACTGCTAAGAGGAACACACCAAAAGGTGAACCAGTCACGATCGAAAGAGCTTACAccacaccaccaacttggaaacaAACAGTTGACGAACCTTATTACAACTTGTTCCCTTCGCCTGACACGATAAAGTTACCAGGGTCGATGGCTCCTTCCCCATACATGCAAAGTCCCATGGTTGCATCTCCATCCATGCCAGGGTTTCCCCCACAATCGCCAAACCCTCCTGGTATGATCCCTCAATCCAGTCAGCTGCCCCAAGCTAAACCTCAGGTACTCAATCAACAAGCCCCAGGTCAACACCCACAAGCGATGAAcgtttttcaacaacaacagtATCAGGCAGCTATGTTCTATCAACAGCAACTCGGTATGATGCCGCAAGCCCAAGGTATGCCTGGAATGTACGTTCCCACCGGAGGTGAGTTCATGATGCCAGGATACATGCCTCCAAACATGAATTATTCGGGCGGGAGTCCGAATTCGCCTCGTATGGTGATGCAATACCCATATGGGAATTCTAATCAGCACCATCAAAACTATAATGGTAACCATCATAGAAGATACAATCAGAAGCGAAACGAATaa
- a CDS encoding uncharacterized protein (EggNog:ENOG503NVS7; COG:P) codes for MGRRNSKHRKRPSDVAPEPTGDETRSTVRSFSRSQSGSRSRSQSVDRYKARSLSRSSLSRRGSVVSQESVLNEGNNNEIYSGAGSEIIPSSITSFHYPHSFGSRRHQSAASAETSPLLHTREDVESVKSYGTNASNDEAANFKFFKLEEIESAPGGSTYENPEEIVDYNTDWVYPIDKYGAQDIENENPIFEEDDGDDQRSYGSSEFERRRRSSGSSRGSSEELLNDLEDEAEREEFEYKSEYQRYYLAEEDLVIGIAGYQNNILKQTMYYLLCTITLGMAYLVLRWLPRYRINLIGDPCPLGKADWCVVENEYGELSVVDIEKKRLNQRLSSFLNISDDKDDGEVNHQISDPIIGHMHTFKYRYLKFFYNPVEDIFKTNNNWFDQSWTNSNKIADGVPQSLFEERAMIFEENSIEIDDKPILSLLLEEVLHPFYVFQIFSILLWLVDDYFYYASCIFIISMISIVNTLVETQSTMKKLKSISIFNCEVRVWRNEFWKTVLSNELVPGDIFEVDPSLNAMPCDCLLINGEVIVNESMLTGESVPVTKSCLQDEQLELIKDNINVNLPKSYLYNGTKILKRKSHNDEPVKALVVKTGFNTTKGSLIRSMLFPKPIGFKFYQDSFKYIGFMSFIAFTGFIYSTVNFIKLGVPKSLMILRALDIITIVVPPALPATLTIGTTFAINRLKSYQIYCISPTRVNIGGKLDVICFDKTGTLTEDGLDVLGVHLVNNAVGRKEMKFDTLARGIEDIVINRSSVHDSNNGPLLVALMSTCHSLRKIDDDILGDPLDYKMFEFTDSNLKDSEMPIIENYYGHYRILKELEFESNIRRMSVVVETNHSRLVLCKGAPEVMVDICTKQSIPEDFFDLLHKYTNSGYRVIACAYKPIRSKVDMNRESLESNMQFLGFIVFENKLKANSAPTIHHLHDAKIRTIMCTGDNILTAISVGKECGILEKEEAIYVPRFTENPEADELVWENINDPGILLDSTTLNPLSIKDYDYKYKFAITGKFFKYLLTNFKDHESFQQVLLYCDIFARMSPDEKHELVNQLQKIDYTVGFIGDGANDCGALKAANVGVSLSEAEASIAAPFTSRVFEVSCLLDVIREGRASLVTSFSSFKFMSLYSAIQFITVTILYKRGTNLGDFQFLYIDMILILPLAIFMSWSQANKRIIPKRPSANLVSPRILVSLVGNIVILLIFQVILWRMIQREPWYVVPVPGDDENVKSFDNSVLFLFSNLQYIVVSLLLAEGPPYREPLHKNVPYVMTVIASVAVSCGLFLIDSDGSLGNIFQLVNLPTQYYVIIMVMSAINYGVLYVMRRWVYGSIHAAYKRVLGSRHSKKAYKNMQKRVVSV; via the coding sequence ATGGGAAGAAGGAACCTGAAACACAGAAAGCGTCCAAGCGATGTTGCTCCTGAACCTACAGGGGACGAAACACGATCAACCGTTAGGTCTTTCTCCCGTTCACAATCTGGTTCTCGGTCTAGGTCTCAGTCAGTGGATCGTTACAAAGCAAGGTCCTTATCAAGATCCAGTTTATCCAGAAGAGGATCTGTCGTTTCTCAGGAAAGCGTACTCAATGAAGGAAACAATAATGAAATCTACTCTGGTGCTGGATCAGAGATTATCCCTTCATCCATCACTTCTTTTCACTATCCCCATAGCTTTGGGTCTAGAAGACACCAATCAGCCGCATCGGCAGAGACATCTCCATTATTACATACTCGAGAAGATGTGGAGTCGGTGAAGTCGTATGGAACCAACGCATCTAATGATGAAGCCGCtaatttcaagttcttcaaattggaagaaatagAACTGGCACCAGGAGGGTCTACTTATGAGAACCCAGAAGAAATCGTCGACTATAATACTGACTGGGTCTATCCTATTGATAAGTACGGAGCTCAGGATATAGAGAATGAGAATCCGATATTTGAAGAGGATGACGGTGATGACCAAAGAAGTTATGGGTCTTCGGAATTCGAAAGAAGACGTAGAAGTAGTGGAAGCAGTAGAGGCTCCAGTGAGGAGTTATTAAACGaccttgaagatgaagcagAGAGAGAAGAGTTTGAGTACAAGTCAGAGTACCAGAGATACTATTTGGCGGAGGAGGACTTGGTTATTGGTATTGCTGGGTATCAAAATAATATTTTGAAGCAAACAATGTACTATTTATTATGCACAATAACTCTTGGTATGGCAtacttggtgttgagaTGGCTTCCAAGATAcagaatcaacttgatcgGTGATCCTTGTCCCTTAGGAAAAGCGGACTGGTGTGTGGTCGAAAATGAGTATGGTGAGTTGTCTGTGGTTGATATCGAAAAGAAACGACTCAACCAGAGATTGTCTTCCTTTTTGAATATTTCTGACGATAAGGACGACGGTGAGGTAAACCACCAAATCTCGGATCCTATAATTGGACATATGCATACCTTCAAGTACAgatacttgaagtttttctATAATCCTGTGGAAGATATATTTAAGACtaacaacaactggtttgatcaaagttGGACAAACAGTAACAAAATTGCTGATGGTGTTCCTCAGTCactctttgaagaaaggGCAAtgatttttgaagaaaattcCATTGAAATTGACGATAAGCCAATACTAAGTTTATTGTTGGAAGAGGTTTTGCACCCATTTTACGTGTTTCAGATTTTTTCGATTCTTTTATGGTTAGTCGATGACTATTTCTACTATGCCAGTTGTATCTTCATAATCTCAATGATTTCCATTGTCAATACCTTGGTCGAAACCCAATCCacaatgaagaaattgaagagtatCTCTATCTTCAACTGCGAAGTAAGGGTTTGGAGAAACGAATTTTGGAAGACGGTTCTTCTGAACGAATTGGTTCCtggtgatatctttgaagttgatccaTCGTTGAACGCAATGCCATGTGATtgtttgttgatcaatggTGAAGTAATTGTGAACGAATCAATGTTAACGGGAGAAAGTGTTCCAGTTACTAAAAGCTGTCTCCAAGACGAACAGTTAGAGCTCATTAAGGATAATATCAATGTAAACTTGCCCAAGTCATATTTATACAATGGGACCAAAATTTTAAAGAGAAAATCCCATAATGATGAACCTGTCAAAGCTTTGGTCGTGAAGACCGgattcaacaccaccaagggCTCATTGATCAGATCGATGTTGTTTCCAAAACCTATCGGGTTCAAGTTCTACCAAGACTCATTCAAGTACATTGGCTTCATGTCGTTCATCGCATTCACCGGGTTTATTTATTCCACCGTCAATTTCATAAAGTTGGGCGTACccaaatcattgatgatcttgagagCTTTGgacatcatcaccattgtcGTTCCACCTGCCTTGCCAGCAACTTTGACCATTGGTACCACTTTTGCAATCAACCGGTTAAAGAGTTACCAAATCTACTGTATATCACCAACCAGAGTCAACATTGGAGGCAAGTTGGATGTTATTTGCTTTGATAAAACTGGAACCTTAACCGAAGATGGTTTAGATGTGTTGGGAGTTCACTTAGTCAACAATGCCGTTGGCAGAAAGGAAATGAAGTTTGACACTTTAGCCAGAGGAATTGAGGATATTGTTATTAATCGATCCAGTGTCCATGATTCTAACAACGGCCCATTGTTAGTTGCGTTGATGTCCACATGCCACTCGCTCAGGAAAATTGACGACGATATTCTAGGAGATCCATTGGACTATAAGATGTTTGAGTTTACCgattccaacttgaaggaccTGGAGATGCCAATTATTGAGAACTACTACGGCCATTACCGCATCCTTAAAGAGCTAGAATTTGAGTCTAACATAAGACGAATGAGTGTAGTGGTAGAAACCAACCATTCTCGGCTAGTGCTCTGTAAAGGTGCTCCGGAAGTCATGGTGGACATTTGCACAAAACAGTCGATTCCAgaagatttctttgatcttttACACAAATACACTAATAGTGGGTATCGTGTTATTGCCTGTGCATATAAACCTATTCGGAGTAAAGTAGATATGAACCGTGAATCGTTGGAATCGAATATGCAGTTCCTAGGCTTTATAGTGTTTGAAAATAAGTTGAAGGCGAACTCAGCACCCACCATTCACCACTTACACGATGCCAAAATCAGAACCATCATGTGTACTGGAGACAATATTCTCACGGCAATAAGTGTTGGAAAAGAGTGTGGAATTCtagaaaaagaagaagccatATACGTTCCCCGGTTCACTGAAAACCCTGAAGCCGACGAACTTGTGTGGGAGAACATCAATGATCCGGGAATATTGTTGGACTCTACCACCCTCAATCCACTCTCTATTAAAGACTACGATTATAAGTACAAATTTGCCATAACCGGtaagtttttcaagtacttgttaaccaacttcaaggacCACGAAAGCTTCCAGCAAGTGCTCTTATATTGTGACATTTTTGCCCGGATGTCACCTGATGAGAAACACGAGCTTGTCAATCAGCTCCAGAAAATCGACTATACAGTTGGGtttattggtgatggtgcGAACGACTGCGGAGCATTAAAAGCTGCCAATGTGGGAGTTTCATTGAGTGAAGCCGAAGCGTCCATTGCCGCTCCATTCACGTCAAGAGTGTTCGAAGTGTCGTGCTTGCTCGATGTCATCAGAGAAGGCAGGGCGAGCTTGGTGACGAGTTTCTCGAGTTTTAAGTTCATGTCGCTTTACTCGGCCATTCAATTCATCACAGTCACAATTCTCTACAAACGAGGTACCAACTTGGGAGATTTCCAGTTCTTATACATCGAcatgattttgattttgccGTTGGCAATCTTCATGTCCTGGTCACAGGCTAATAAGCGGATTATACCCAAACGACCATCGGCGAATCTTGTACTGCCCCGGATTTTGGTTCTGCTTGTGGGTAATATTGTGATACTTCTTATATTCCAGGTGATTTTGTGGCGGATGATCCAGCGTGAGCCTTGGTATGTGGTTCCTGTACCGGGGGATGATGAAAACGTCAAGAGTTTCGATAACTCTGTgctctttttgttttcgAATCTTCAGTATATCGTGGTATCGTTGCTCCTCGCAGAAGGTCCGCCGTACCGGGAGCCACTCCACAAAAACGTTCCGTACGTGATGACAGTAATTGCCAGTGTGGCAGTGTCATGTGGATTGTTCTTGATCGATAGTGACGGATCACTTGGTAATATTTTCCAGTTGGTTAACTTACCCACCCAGTACTATGTGATTATTATGGTGATGTCGGCTATAAACTACGGAGTTTTGTACGTGATGCGgcggtgggtgtatgggtcaaTTCATGCAGCCTATAAGAGGGTGCTAGGATCCCGCCACAGCAAAAAAGCCTATAAGAACATGCAAAAACGAGTGGTGCTGGTGTAA
- the mug86_2 gene encoding Meiotically up-regulated protein 86 protein (COG:S; EggNog:ENOG503NXGJ) → MTSSDSIHSQGSKELSMSSNEDVGRIHTTGENNQFIIIGHRKYLRSELMEAFGGTLNPGLSPPPTHGFANPSPLGLTSFALTTFVLSMYNARAMGITHTNAVVGLTAFYGGAVQFLAGVWEIMVGNTFGGTAFCSYGAFWLSYMAINIEGFGIAAAYGDDSEQLGNAVGFFLLGWGLFTAMLVLCTMKSTVGLFSLFFTLTLTFLLLAGGEFTGKVGVTRAGGVVGVITAMLGFYNGFAGTANHQNSYFVPHPMPLTRTKK, encoded by the coding sequence ATGACCTCCAGTGACTCTATTCATTCTCAAGGCTCTAAAGAATTATCAATGTCTTCGAACGAAGATGTGGGCCGCATCCACACCACTGGTGAAAATAATCAGTTCATTATCATCGGACATAGAAAATACCTTCGGAGTGAATTAATGGAGGCTTTCGGTGGAACATTGAACCCCGGGTTGTCACCTCCTCCCACCCATGGGTTTGCAAACCCCAGTCCGCTTGGTTTGACGTCATTTGCATTGACCACCTTTGTGTTGTCAATGTATAATGCTCGGGCCATGGGCATCACCCACACCAATGCAGTGGTAGGGCTTACAGCCTTCTACGGTGGGGCTGTCCAATTTCTTGCTGGTGTGTGGGAAATCATGGTAGGAAACACTTTTGGTGGTACTGCCTTCTGCTCCTATGGGGCTTTCTGGTTATCATACATGGCCATTAATATTGAAGGGTTTGGAATTGCTGCCGCGTACGGAGATGATTCGGAGCAGTTGGGCAATGCCGTggggttcttcttgttgggTTGGGGTCTTTTCACCGCTATGTTGGTGTTATGTACCATGAAGTCCACAGTGGGTTTATTCAGTTTGTTCTTCACTTTAACCCTTACTTTCCTCTTGTTGGCGGGAGGTGAGTTCACAGGGAAGGTGGGGGTCACCCGTGCTGGTGGAGTTGTGGGGGTTATCACTGCCATGTTGGGGTTCTATAATGGATTTGCTGGTACTGCCAACCATCAGAACTCATACTTTGTTCCTCATCCCATGCCTTTGACTAGAACAAAGAAATGA